Proteins found in one Bremerella volcania genomic segment:
- a CDS encoding MBL fold metallo-hydrolase: protein MIQVGKWQIDIVSGGRFLHDGGVLFGIVPKSIWQTVQPADSQNLVPLAMNCVLARSDSHCVLIDTGHGSKLSPLDRKSHGLLPGWPLLDELAGLGVTPQQVDHVVLSHLHWDHSGGATSKVNGSIQSTFPSAQYVVNRQEWADATSGQVERSGGYMPADFLPLDESGQLRLVDHLEEVVPGIQVLQTGGHTLGHQAVLVESKGNGLIYLGDIGPTSHHIRKLWCTSYDLDLIRTREVKKQLFDFAAQNSYRVVWNHDVDVPVSRIAVHPKREYLVEI from the coding sequence ATGATTCAAGTCGGAAAATGGCAAATCGACATCGTCTCTGGCGGACGCTTTTTACACGATGGAGGCGTGCTTTTTGGGATTGTCCCCAAGTCGATCTGGCAGACCGTCCAGCCAGCCGATTCGCAGAACCTGGTTCCCTTGGCGATGAACTGCGTCCTGGCCCGAAGCGACTCACACTGCGTACTTATTGACACCGGGCATGGTTCCAAGCTTTCGCCTCTGGATCGGAAATCGCACGGACTTTTGCCTGGTTGGCCGCTGCTCGACGAGCTTGCCGGGCTGGGTGTCACGCCCCAGCAGGTCGACCATGTCGTCCTCAGTCACTTGCACTGGGATCATAGCGGGGGAGCAACCTCCAAGGTGAATGGTTCGATTCAATCCACATTTCCCTCCGCCCAGTACGTCGTTAATCGACAAGAGTGGGCTGACGCTACCTCGGGACAAGTTGAGAGATCCGGCGGCTACATGCCGGCGGATTTCCTACCGCTCGACGAGTCAGGACAGCTACGGTTAGTGGATCACCTGGAAGAGGTCGTGCCGGGTATCCAGGTCTTACAGACCGGAGGGCATACCCTGGGGCATCAAGCCGTGCTCGTTGAGTCCAAAGGAAACGGCCTGATCTACCTCGGAGACATCGGTCCCACGTCTCACCACATCAGAAAACTGTGGTGCACATCATACGACCTTGATCTGATTCGCACGCGAGAGGTCAAAAAGCAACTATTTGACTTCGCCGCTCAGAACTCTTATCGCGTTGTATGGAATCATGATGTTGATGTGCCCGTGAGCCGGATTGCCGTGCATCCGAAACGTGAATATCTGGTTGAGATTTAG